In a genomic window of Novosphingobium sp. KA1:
- a CDS encoding response regulator transcription factor: MQSPHTAPPPAMVAVLDDDEDLACTIARLLTRHGFAAQAFFDTATVSTALDGQVFGCLVSDIQLGTTDGFAFAESLRSRVPALALVFMTAWPTTTHAVDAVRRHGGLDYLEKPIDTDRLVSAVSEGLNWSERERRILTLTSLFTRREREVFDLLVRGHSNKEIADRLAISARTVEDHRAAIVAKTQTNGLAQLIALSRGEGTPPLPR, encoded by the coding sequence ATGCAATCCCCTCACACGGCGCCCCCGCCCGCCATGGTCGCCGTGCTGGACGATGATGAAGACCTCGCCTGCACCATTGCCCGGCTGCTGACCCGGCACGGCTTCGCGGCGCAGGCGTTCTTCGACACCGCAACCGTGTCCACGGCACTGGACGGACAGGTATTCGGCTGCCTCGTCAGCGACATCCAGCTCGGCACCACCGACGGCTTCGCTTTCGCGGAAAGCCTGCGCAGCCGCGTCCCGGCGCTCGCTCTGGTGTTCATGACCGCCTGGCCGACCACCACCCACGCCGTCGATGCCGTGCGCCGCCATGGCGGGCTCGACTATCTGGAGAAACCGATCGACACCGACCGCCTTGTCAGCGCCGTCTCCGAAGGGCTGAACTGGTCGGAACGCGAACGGCGGATCCTGACCCTGACGTCCCTGTTCACCCGGCGCGAACGGGAGGTTTTCGACCTGCTGGTGCGCGGACACAGCAACAAGGAAATCGCCGACCGCCTGGCGATCTCGGCGCGCACCGTGGAGGACCACCGCGCCGCGATCGTGGCCAAGACGCAGACCAACGGGCTGGCCCAGCTCATCGCACTCAGTCGCGGTGAGGGAACGCCTCCCCTGCCGCGATAA